The proteins below come from a single Oncorhynchus keta strain PuntledgeMale-10-30-2019 chromosome 1, Oket_V2, whole genome shotgun sequence genomic window:
- the LOC127931170 gene encoding octapeptide-repeat protein T2-like isoform X2, which yields MKKGRERGKGMKKGRERGKGRERGKGMKKGRERGKGMRKGRERGKGMKKGRERGKGMKKGRERGKGMKKGRERGKGMKKGREIGKGMKKGRERGKGMKKGRERGKGMKKGRERGKGMKKGRERGKGMKKGRERGKGMKKGRERGKGMRKGRERGKGMKKGRERGKGMKKGRERGKGMKKGRERGKGMKKGRERGKGMKKGRERGKGMKKGRERGKGMKKGRERGKGMKKGRERGKGMKKGRERGKGMKKGRERGKGMKKGRERGKGMKKGRERGKGMKKGRERGKGMKKGRERGKGMKKGREIGKGMKKGRERGTGMKKGRERDKGMKKGRE from the exons atgaagaaaggcagagagagaggtaaagggatgaagaaaggcagagagagaggtaaagggagagagagaggtaaagggatgaagaaaggcagggagagaggtaaagggatgaggaaaggcagagagagaggtaaagggatgaagaaaggcagagagcgaggtaaagggatgaagaaaggcagagagagaggtaaagggatgaagaaaggcagagagcgaggtaaagggatgaagaaaggcagagagataggtaaagggatgaagaaaggcagagagcgaggtaaagggatgaagaaaggcagagagagaggtaaagggatgaagaaaggcagagagagaggtaaagggatgaagaaaggcagagagagaggtaaagggatgaagaaaggcagagagagag gtaaagggatgaagaaaggcagagagcgaggtaaagggatgaggaaaggcagagagagaggtaaagggatgaagaaaggtaGAGAgcgaggtaaagggatgaagaaaggcagagagagaggtaaagggatgaagaaaggcagagagagaggtaaagggatgaagaaaggcagagagcgaggtaaagggatgaagaaaggcagagagagaggtaaagggatgaagaaaggcagagagcgaggtaaagggatgaagaaaggcagagagagaggtaaagggatgaagaaaggcagagagcgaggtaaagggatgaagaaaggcagagagagag gtaaagggatgaagaaaggcagagagcgaggtaaagggatgaagaaaggcagagagagaggtaaagggatgaagaaaggcagagagcgaggtaaagggatgaagaaaggcagagagagaggtaaagggatgaagaaaggcagagagcgaggtaaagggatgaagaaaggcagagagatag gtaaagggatgaagaaaggcagggagagaggtacagggatgaagaaaggcagagagagagataaagggatgaagaaaggcagagagtga
- the LOC127931170 gene encoding octapeptide-repeat protein T2-like isoform X3 produces MKKGRERGKGMKKGRERGKGRERGKGMKKGRERGKGMRKGRERGKGMKKGRERGKGMKKGRERGKGMKKGRERGKGMKKGREIGKGMKKGRERGKGMKKGRERGKGMKKGRERGKGMKKGRERGKGMKKGRERGKGMKKGRERGKGMRKGRERGKGMKKGRERGKGMKKGRERGKGMKKGRERGKGMKKGRERGKGMKKGRERGKGMKKGRERGKGMKKGRERGKGMKKGRERGKGMKKGRERGKGMKKGRERGKGMKKGRERGKGMKKGRERGKGMKKGRERGKGMKKGRERGKGMKKGRERGKRMKKGREREVKG; encoded by the exons atgaagaaaggcagagagagaggtaaagggatgaagaaaggcagagagagaggtaaagggagagagagaggtaaagggatgaagaaaggcagggagagaggtaaagggatgaggaaaggcagagagagaggtaaagggatgaagaaaggcagagagcgaggtaaagggatgaagaaaggcagagagagaggtaaagggatgaagaaaggcagagagcgaggtaaagggatgaagaaaggcagagagataggtaaagggatgaagaaaggcagagagcgaggtaaagggatgaagaaaggcagagagagaggtaaagggatgaagaaaggcagagagagaggtaaagggatgaagaaaggcagagagagaggtaaagggatgaagaaaggcagagagagag gtaaagggatgaagaaaggcagagagcgaggtaaagggatgaggaaaggcagagagagaggtaaagggatgaagaaaggtaGAGAgcgaggtaaagggatgaagaaaggcagagagagaggtaaagggatgaagaaaggcagagagagaggtaaagggatgaagaaaggcagagagcgaggtaaagggatgaagaaaggcagagagagaggtaaagggatgaagaaaggcagagagcgaggtaaagggatgaagaaaggcagagagagaggtaaagggatgaagaaaggcagagagcgaggtaaagggatgaagaaaggcagagagagag gtaaagggatgaagaaaggcagagagcgaggtaaagggatgaagaaaggcagagagagaggtaaagggatgaagaaaggcagagagcgaggtaaagggatgaagaaaggcagagagagaggtaaagggatgaagaaaggcagagagcgag gtaaagggatgaagaaaggcagggagagaggtaaaaggatgaagaaaggcagggagagagaggtaaagggatga
- the LOC127931170 gene encoding octapeptide-repeat protein T2-like isoform X1, whose protein sequence is MKKGRERGKGMKKGRERGKGRERGKGMKKGRERGKGMRKGRERGKGMKKGRERGKGMKKGRERGKGMKKGRERGKGMKKGREIGKGMKKGRERGKGMKKGRERGKGMKKGRERGKGMKKGRERGKGMKKGRERGKGMKKGRERGKGMRKGRERGKGMKKGRERGKGMKKGRERGKGMKKGRERGKGMKKGRERGKGMKKGRERGKGMKKGRERGKGMKKGRERGKGMKKGRERGKGMKKGRERGKGMKKGRERGKGMKKGRERGKGMKKGRERGKGMKKGRERGKGMKKGRERGKGMKKGREIGKGMKKGRERGTGMKKGRERDKGMKKGRER, encoded by the exons atgaagaaaggcagagagagaggtaaagggatgaagaaaggcagagagagaggtaaagggagagagagaggtaaagggatgaagaaaggcagggagagaggtaaagggatgaggaaaggcagagagagaggtaaagggatgaagaaaggcagagagcgaggtaaagggatgaagaaaggcagagagagaggtaaagggatgaagaaaggcagagagcgaggtaaagggatgaagaaaggcagagagataggtaaagggatgaagaaaggcagagagcgaggtaaagggatgaagaaaggcagagagagaggtaaagggatgaagaaaggcagagagagaggtaaagggatgaagaaaggcagagagagaggtaaagggatgaagaaaggcagagagagag gtaaagggatgaagaaaggcagagagcgaggtaaagggatgaggaaaggcagagagagaggtaaagggatgaagaaaggtaGAGAgcgaggtaaagggatgaagaaaggcagagagagaggtaaagggatgaagaaaggcagagagagaggtaaagggatgaagaaaggcagagagcgaggtaaagggatgaagaaaggcagagagagaggtaaagggatgaagaaaggcagagagcgaggtaaagggatgaagaaaggcagagagagaggtaaagggatgaagaaaggcagagagcgaggtaaagggatgaagaaaggcagagagagag gtaaagggatgaagaaaggcagagagcgaggtaaagggatgaagaaaggcagagagagaggtaaagggatgaagaaaggcagagagcgaggtaaagggatgaagaaaggcagagagagaggtaaagggatgaagaaaggcagagagcgaggtaaagggatgaagaaaggcagagagatag gtaaagggatgaagaaaggcagggagagaggtacagggatgaagaaaggcagagagagagataaagggatgaagaaaggcagagagagatag
- the LOC127931170 gene encoding octapeptide-repeat protein T2-like isoform X4, whose product MKKGRERGKGMKKGRERGKGRERGKGMKKGRERGKGMRKGRERGKGMKKGRERGKGMKKGRERGKGMKKGRERGKGMKKGREIGKGMKKGRERGKGMKKGRERGKGMKKGRERGKGMKKGRERGKGMKKGRERGKGMKKGRERGKGMRKGRERGKGMKKGRERGKGMKKGRERGKGMKKGRERGKGMKKGRERGKGMKKGRERGKGMKKGRERGKGMKKGRERGKGMKKGRERGKGMKKGRERGKGMKKGRERGKGMKKGRERGKGMKKGRERGKGMKKGRERGKGMKKGRERGKGMKKGREREVKG is encoded by the exons atgaagaaaggcagagagagaggtaaagggatgaagaaaggcagagagagaggtaaagggagagagagaggtaaagggatgaagaaaggcagggagagaggtaaagggatgaggaaaggcagagagagaggtaaagggatgaagaaaggcagagagcgaggtaaagggatgaagaaaggcagagagagaggtaaagggatgaagaaaggcagagagcgaggtaaagggatgaagaaaggcagagagataggtaaagggatgaagaaaggcagagagcgaggtaaagggatgaagaaaggcagagagagaggtaaagggatgaagaaaggcagagagagaggtaaagggatgaagaaaggcagagagagaggtaaagggatgaagaaaggcagagagagag gtaaagggatgaagaaaggcagagagcgaggtaaagggatgaggaaaggcagagagagaggtaaagggatgaagaaaggtaGAGAgcgaggtaaagggatgaagaaaggcagagagagaggtaaagggatgaagaaaggcagagagagaggtaaagggatgaagaaaggcagagagcgaggtaaagggatgaagaaaggcagagagagaggtaaagggatgaagaaaggcagagagcgaggtaaagggatgaagaaaggcagagagagaggtaaagggatgaagaaaggcagagagcgaggtaaagggatgaagaaaggcagagagagag gtaaagggatgaagaaaggcagagagcgaggtaaagggatgaagaaaggcagagagagaggtaaagggatgaagaaaggcagagagcgaggtaaagggatgaagaaaggcagagagagaggtaaagggatgaagaaaggcagagagcgag gtaaagggatgaagaaaggcagagagagagaggtaaagggatga